The Helicoverpa armigera isolate CAAS_96S chromosome 21, ASM3070526v1, whole genome shotgun sequence sequence GTGGTAGTGCGGCGCTATGAGCATGGACCGTGACTGCTGTTTAGCAAGCCCACCAGCTCTTCTCCTCAGATTAAACTGATGTTTTGATATGTTGAGTGGTGTGAAGGTGTTGAATGTGCATTGAACATGCAAGTCTTTACTCATCTTGAGTACCGACAGGTCGGGCAAAGGAGGTATTTCCGAATGTTCTTTGAGTGATATTGACCGGCTGTATGAAGTTTGTGCTGGCTGAAAAATAACACACTTAAGTTTAATATAGGAATAATTTCTACAAGAGAAATATTATTTGgcctaacaaaaaaaatacatgctgACAAACTATGTCAATACATCATTTCATGATTACAAAACAGCAGGtagtaatgaataataatacCTTAAATggatttttgcaattttaaaaggCTTTTTCAAGAGCAGTCTTTtggtgattaaaataaaaatcttatttgaaATTACACAGCACTATTacaataatcttattttaacattGATTTATCCATAGTTATATTAGGACcatgaatattttaaagcttgCCAGTGTTTAGTCAACAATAAGATACTACTACTTGGCAAAGGCATAAAAATAGTACATTTCAGCTCACCTGCAGTCTAGCTTCAGCTTTAATTACTCTATCCAAGAGAGTTCTCATGCTTTCCACAATATGTGAATAGTTCTGTTTCGCACCATCTAGGCACTCATTAAACTTGTATATATCACCACTAAGATCAGCATCCTTCAATATAAAACTTATGGATACAAGAAAAGCTCTTATTAGATTTGGAAAACTCAATTTATCATCCCTCACTATATTTTTCAGAATGTATTTCTGTTCTGAATTCACTTGGCTTTCTAACTCTTTCGTGCAAATGTCATCTGTTTTAGGGTCATACTCTAATGTATAGGAACTCCTTTCTGCCACACCTGTATGCCTGGCTATCACCATCTCTGTGGAATTTCTTGTGTCTGTgcaaatttttaaaaaaggttctatttttgaatcCCATTCACTTTCCAttctagttattttgttatccAATTCAGATAGCCAGGCATTAAAGAAACTTGACGGTTTATTAACATCTTTTATGTCTAAAATAGATTGTTTTGTCAGCTCATCTACAGTATGGGTTGCCAAAAACCCATCCACTATATCATTTATGTATTTCTGTGCATTAAGTTGAGACAATTTGTTCTCCATTTGTGTAATCTTCGAACGAAACATTGCTGCTATCTTTTCCATCGCTGCCCTTTTGCTAAGATAATTAGAGAATTTACTAGATATAGATGCAGTTTCTTTctcaacattttcaataaaaccttcTTTATAGGATCTGTAACCTTCTCTCATATCATTATAGAGCTTCCTCTGTGTGTCCTTCTTCATTTTCGTCACCAAAACTCTTTCGACAGCGAGTTGAGACATTTGAAAGATGAGCATGGTCACCTTATAGCAACCAGGGTTCACCAAGTAAGAAGACACGACTGGGGCCAGCAAACCTTTGTTGCCGTAATCACTGATGAGGATAGACAACTCATTTCTGTATGATCTTTCAGTTTTGGTATCGTATAACGGCCATGGCAATGAACTACAAGCCTGACTGTCGATTattgacactaaatagtaagaCAAATGGTTGAAGGTGTTTTGCGTAGGTTTTTCTAGAGCATTCTCTTTGAATATCAACCTGTTTAAATCAGAAGGCATTTGGTGCAACTTACTGAGTATACCAAGGTTTAAAATCGTCTCTTTCTTCAATTTTACAACTAGATCCCTCTGCATTGCTACAGTAGCCATTTTAGCACTTTTTTAACAAATGCTGTTAATAACTCAATATCATAACCATTTACACACATTTGTACACATTGGTCGcgattaaaaacattatttatttagtattcgGATATTTTCATGAATTACAACAAACCCATAGGAATTTTTGGATtaatttcaattcaaataattcaaaaacaGGAATGTCATTTTTTCCGTTGATGCTAACTAGTGGTGGCACTCATGACTCTATGAAAATCGACTAAAAGAATACATCACAAAGAACCAGttttctgggcacgtttccggaggacagtgatgcggaggaatacttcgacgcctgatcaatgctcttttatattatgttttatttttatatatagtattttatttttacttttgtataaaGATAGTTTGTATGAAGATAgtttaagtttgtttatttgtatagtgtgtacattgtacaaagaactacatacatacataatttctaCTGCAGAGAAAAAACGCATTTAGGTGTTGTGAAAAattacattacaaataaaatcggGTTAAGAGTAGCAGGattataattttgattcaaatttttacctaaaataacttcaaatatATTGTTAACTAACAAATCTAGTGGAATTAAAGATGTTTGCAAAATCTTTGTTTAGAAGTTTCAAGGTAAAAATCGATTGCTTGAAAGTgacaaaaataatcatttagtCGAATCTAATCTAACACAATCTTGCTTAATTTTGTCTAACACTAATTTCCGTTCAAAAACAATAGCAGTTAATTTCGAAAtaaagcataaataaaatagatacctacctactgaatAAATCTTACTATgaaaatcattataattataatgcagtaaaaactaaatgataatttaaacttcaaattaaacaaaaaaaaataagttttacgtTAGCAATAACGATTGTAAATGTTAATCACGACGTCActcattgacatatattctagcgatagacaagaacatccatacaaataatttacccgcttatgtcgtctgttgacatctcgttgacgtattgtgacatgtagtcatcctcattgatgttaattgctgaagtgtcgctcgtattttgcctacatttttcattactcaaaaagtttttatctaagtgaattcaaaatcatataatatatcaaaaagtttatttatacctaattgaatgcaaaatcatgtaatatattaaaaccaggaacttatt is a genomic window containing:
- the LOC110377062 gene encoding uncharacterized protein LOC110377062, with protein sequence MATVAMQRDLVVKLKKETILNLGILSKLHQMPSDLNRLIFKENALEKPTQNTFNHLSYYLVSIIDSQACSSLPWPLYDTKTERSYRNELSILISDYGNKGLLAPVVSSYLVNPGCYKVTMLIFQMSQLAVERVLVTKMKKDTQRKLYNDMREGYRSYKEGFIENVEKETASISSKFSNYLSKRAAMEKIAAMFRSKITQMENKLSQLNAQKYINDIVDGFLATHTVDELTKQSILDIKDVNKPSSFFNAWLSELDNKITRMESEWDSKIEPFLKICTDTRNSTEMVIARHTGVAERSSYTLEYDPKTDDICTKELESQVNSEQKYILKNIVRDDKLSFPNLIRAFLVSISFILKDADLSGDIYKFNECLDGAKQNYSHIVESMRTLLDRVIKAEARLQPAQTSYSRSISLKEHSEIPPLPDLSVLKMSKDLHVQCTFNTFTPLNISKHQFNLRRRAGGLAKQQSRSMLIAPHYHKPRDDFLKSLISCRISSYDRPNATQNMSILSQTNNRNNETIAECSSGFTKEQIMRLLSTKKSSSSKKFKYKTERPDIKVKKGGLFNESVASNDGTGLIRSHSSPNLFEAREKRSKIPVPRKLSIMQEDCPLLEVSGISALDKENSYGTPDGVMRLESTRRIFDAASLPVISITPEPDKVVLNNDEDSNKMRFADLDLPKMQENILEKEEIKTETPKSNTQLIRKTSSLEKIINRFKKVRASVLPCDRSNEDVNEFKTIVEEKENFNVNVDVFTANRILLPDLLSPSCSVLPMKSSDYLDQIDDDVPSRKPRESLGTALGVDHTFLDQFDLID